A DNA window from Brassica napus cultivar Da-Ae chromosome C1, Da-Ae, whole genome shotgun sequence contains the following coding sequences:
- the LOC106445482 gene encoding imidazole glycerol phosphate synthase hisHF, chloroplastic, with protein MEATTAAPFSSCVTPRQNLSSSPSSLLLSRKKLGSANLKFKSPRSLSVRASSASDSVVTLLDYGAGNVRSIRNALRHLGFSIKDVKTPGDILNADRLIFPGVGAFAPAMDVLNKTGMGEALCTYIENDRPFLGICLGLQLLFDFSEENGPVKGLGVIPGTVGRFDSSAGIRVPHIGWNALQVGKDSEILDDVGSRHVYFVHSYRAIPSNENKDWISSTCHYGESFISSIRKGNVHAVQFHPEKSGEVGLSVLRRFLDPKSPLKQKPMERKASKLAKRVIACLDVRTNDKGDLVVTKGDQYDVREQSNENEVRNLGKPVDLAGQYYKDGADEISFLNITGFRDFPLGDLPMIQVLRYTSENVFVPLTVGGGIRDFTDATGRYYSSLEVAAEYFRSGADKISIGSDAVYAAEEFVKSGVKTGKSSLEQISRVYGNQAVVVSIDPRRVYVNHPDDVPYKVIRVTNPGPNGEEYAWYQCTVSGGREGRPIGAYELAKAVEELGAGEILLNCIDCDGQGKGFDTDLVKLISDAVGIPVIASSGAGTPEHFSEVFETTNASAALAAGIFHRKEVPIQSVKEHLLEKSIEVRM; from the exons ATGGAGGCTACGACGGCGGCTCCATTCTCATCCTGTGTCACTCCAAGACAAAACCTTTCTTCATCCCCAAGTTCGTTGCTCCTCTCCCGGAAAAAACTCGGCAGTGCTAATCTCAAATTCAAATCTCCGAGAAGCCTATCGGTTCGCGCATCTTCTGCCTCCGATTCTG TTGTGACTTTGCTTGACTACGGAGCTGGGAATGTCCGTAGCATCCGTAACGCTCTTCGTCACCTCGGTTTCAGCATCAAAGAC GTGAAAACACCTGGTGACATTCTTAATGCTGATCGGCTAATCTTCCCTGGCGTTGGAGCTTTTGCACCCGCCATGGATGTACTTAACAAAACCGG gaTGGGAGAAGCTTTGTGCACATATATTGAGAATGACCGCCCCTTTCTAGGCATATGTCTTGGCCTACAACTGCTTTTCGACTTTAGTGAGGAGAATGGACCAG TCAAAGGTCTTGGTGTGATACCGGGAACAGTTGGACGCTTTGATTCTTCAGCTGGTATAAGAGTACCCCACATTGGCTGGAATGCTTTGCAAGTGGGGAAGGATTCTGAAATTTTGGatgatgttggaagtcgtcatGTGTATTTTGTTCATTCTTACAGGGCCATTCCG TCGAATGAAAACAAGGATTGGATTTCGTCTACCTGCCACTATGGCGAATCCTTTATATCTTCCATAAGAAAGGGAAATGTGCATGCAGTCCAATTCCATCCAGAGAAGAGCGGGG AGGTGGGGCTTTCTGTTTTAAGAAGGTTCCTGGATCCAAAATCACCCTTGAAACAG AAACCAATGGAAAGGAAGGCTTCAAAGCTTGCAAAGAGG GTGATTGCTTGTCTTGACGTGAGGACTAATGATAAAGGAGATCTTGTAGTAACTAAAGGCGACCAATATGATGTGAGAGAGCAATCTAACGAAAACGAG GTTCGTAATCTTGGAAAACCTGTGGATTTAGCTGGGCAGTATTACAAAGATGGTGCAGATGAG ATTAGCTTTTTAAACATAACTGGATTCCGTGATTTTCCTCTAGGGGATTTGCCGATGATACAG GTTTTGAGGTACACATCAGAGAATGTCTTTGTACCACTAACCGTTGGAGGTGGTATCAGAGATTTTACAGATGCTACCGGCAG GTACTATTCTAGTTTGGAAGTTGCTGCTGAGTATTTCAGATCCGGTGCTGATAAAATCTCCATAGGAAGTGACGCTGTTTATGCTGCGGAAGAGTTTGTTAAATCAGGG GTGAAGACAGGAAAGAGTAGTTTAGAGCAAATATCCAGAGTTTATGGAAATCAG GCAGTGGTTGTAAGTATTGATCCTCGTAGAGTTTATGTGAACCATCCTGATGATGTGCCATACAAAGTCATCAGAGTAACTAACCCAG GTCCGAATGGGGAAGAATATGCATGGTACCAGTGCACG GTAAGTGGAGGGCGAGAAGGTCGGCCTATTGGAGCGTATGAGCTTGCAAAAGCGGTGGAAGAGTTAGGTGCTGGTGAAATTCTACTGAACTGCATAGACTGTGATG GTCAAGGGAAAGGATTTGACACAGACTTGGTAAAGCTCATCTCTGATGCAGTGGGCATACCGGTGATCGCAAGCAGTGGAGCAGGCACTCCTGAGCACTTTTCCGAGGTGTTTGAGACGACAAATGCATCTGCTGCTCTTGCTGCCGGCATTTTCCACCGGAAAGAG GTACCCATCCAATCTGTGAAAGAGCACTTGCTAGAGAAGAGCATAGAAGTCAGGATGTAA
- the LOC106445490 gene encoding pentatricopeptide repeat-containing protein At5g62370-like yields the protein MMLKVKALCHRIVKSRKATTCALPSDPSTTSASSDHRSRCLSLIVNLRRRGLLDSAREVTRRVIDGCSSTSEAALVADFAVNNGIELDSHCCGALIRKLTEMGQPESAETFYNQRVLGNGVVPDSSVLDSMVLCLVKLRRFDEARACLDRVLASGYVPSTNACSLVVDELCNQGQYLEAYLYFEQVKASGGGLRLWCCKRLFKGLCGHGHLDEAVGMLDTLCEMTRMPLPVNLYKSLFYGFCTRGYAAEAEALFDHMEADGYFVDKVMYTCLMREYCKGNDMTMATRLYSRMVEKGCELDTYIFNTLIHGFVKLGVLDKGRVMFSQMMKKGVRLNVFTYHIMIGSYCKEGNVDYALRLFENSAGRVEDLSRNVHCYTNLISAFHKKGGLDQALGLLMRMLDNGVVPDHITYFVLLKMLPKYHELKYAMVILQAIVDNGCGIISPPVIDDGLENIEVKVESLLEEVAGKNAKLAAKGLAVVTTALCSQRNFTAALSRIKKMVNLGCTPLPFSYNSVIKCLFQEGLIGDLGSLVNHIQEWGFVPDPDTYLIVVNELCKNNDIDAAFAVVDVMEEIGLRPTVAIYSSIIGSLGRRGRVVEAEETFARMLESGIQPDEIAYMIMINAYARNARINEANELVEEVVKLFVRPSSFTYTVLISGFVKTGMIEKGCEYLDKMVEDGLSPNVVLYTSLIGHFLKKGDFKFSFTLFGLMGENEVKHDHVAYITLLSGLWRAMARKRRVFVEPGKEELLRRLLQTNPVASIPSSICNYRSKSFAMEVIGKVKTSLVPNLYLHNAIITGYCAAGRLDEAYNHLHSMQKEGVLPNQVTFTILMKAHIKAGDVESAIALFEDSDCEPDRVMYSTLLKGLCKSERPRDALALMLEMQKDGVYPNRDSYETLLQCLCYSGLTMEAVKIVKDMAALGFWPRSISHT from the coding sequence ATGATGTTAAAGGTGAAGGCTTTGTGTCATCGCATAGTGAAATCGAGAAAGGCTACGACTTGCGCTCTTCCCTCGGACCCATCAACAACCTCCGCCTCCTCTGACCACCGCTCCAGATGTTTGTCGTTGATAGTTAACCTTCGCCGACGAGGTCTCCTGGACTCTGCTCGTGAAGTCACTCGCCGCGTCATCGACGGTTGTTCTTCGACATCAGAGGCAGCTTTAGTTGCCGACTTTGCAGTCAACAACGGAATAGAACTCGACTCTCACTGCTGCGGCGCATTGATAAGGAAGCTCACGGAGATGGGCCAGCCTGAATCGGCCGAAACTTTCTACAACCAACGCGTACTCGGAAACGGTGTCGTTCCTGATTCCTCTGTTTTGGATTCGATGGTTCTCTGTTTGGTTAAGTTAAGGAGATTCGACGAGGCTAGAGCATGTTTAGATAGAGTTCTAGCTTCTGGTTATGTTCCTAGTACCAACGCTTGTAGCTTAGTGGTCGACGAGCTTTGTAATCAAGGTCAGTATCTCGAGGCGTATCTTTACTTTGAGCAAGTCAAAGCGAGTGGCGGTGGTTTACGCCTCTGGTGTTGCAAGAGATTGTTTAAAGGACTGTGCGGTCACGGTCACTTGGATGAAGCGGTTGGGATGTTAGATACTCTCTGTGAGATGACGAGAATGCCTCTTCCGGTTAATCTTTATAAGTCTCTCTTCTACGGGTTTTGTACAAGAGGATACGCTGCGGAAGCTGAGGCTCTGTTTGATCATATGGAAGCTGACGGATACTTTGTGGATAAGGTCATGTACACTTGTTTGATGAGAGAGTATTGCAAGGGCAATGATATGACGATGGCGACGCGGCTCTACTCGCGGATGGTTGAGAAAGGTTGCGAGCTTGATACTTATATTTTCAACACTTTGATCCATGGGTTCGTGAAGCTGGGTGTGCTCGATAAAGGAAGGGTTATGTTTAGTCAAATGATGAAAAAAGGTGTGCGGTTGAATGTTTTCACGTACCATATAATGATTGGTAGCTACTGTAAAGAAGGGAATGTTGATTATGCTTTGAGGCTTTTCGAGAATAGCGCAGGGAGGGTAGAAGATTTATCACGCAATGTGCATTGTTATACGAATCTTATATCTGCGTTTCATAAGAAGGGCGGGTTGGATCAAGCTCTTGGCTTGTTGATGAGGATGTTAGACAACGGGGTTGTCCCTGACCATATTACTTACTTTGTGCTCTTGAAGATGCTTCCCAAGTACCACGAGCTTAAGTACGCTATGGTTATCTTACAAGCGATTGTGGATAACGGATGTGGGATAATAAGTCCACCGGTTATTGATGATGGCCTTGAGAACATTGAAGTGAAAGTTGAGTCTTTGCTCGAGGAGGTTGCTGGAAAAAACGCAAAGCTAGCTGCCAAGGGACTTGCCGTTGTCACAACCGCTCTATGCTCGCAAAGAAACTTCACCGCTGCTTTGTCTCGTATCAAGAAAATGGTGAATCTAGGATGCACGCCTTTACCCTTTTCATACAACTCAGTGATCAAATGTCTGTTTCAAGAAGGTCTTATAGGAGATTTGGGGTCTTTAGTCAATCATATTCAAGAATGGGGATTCGTTCCAGATCCTGATACGTACTTGATAGTTGTTAATGAGTTATGCAAGAATAACGACATAGACGCTGCCTTTGCTGTTGTagatgtgatggaggagattGGTTTGAGACCTACAGTTGCTATTTACAGTTCAATCATTGGTTCTCTTGGCAGACGAGGAAGAGTTGTTGAGGCAGAAGAGACCTTTGCCAGGATGCTCGAGTCTGGGATTCAACCTGATGAGATTGCTTACATGATTATGATCAATGCGTACGCGAGAAACGCAAGGATCAACGAAGCAAACGAGTTGGTTGAAGAAGTGGTCAAGCTTTTCGTCCGACCTAGCTCTTTTACTTACACGGTGTTGATCAGTGGATTCGTGAAGACTGGTATGATCGAGAAAGGATGTGAGTATCTTGATAAGATGGTGGAAGACGGGTTATCTCCAAACGTGGTGTTGTACACTTCACTCATTGGTCATTTCTTGAAGAAGGGAGACTTcaagttttcttttacattGTTTGGTTTAATGGGAGAAAACGAGGTGAAACATGATCACGTTGCGTACATCACACTGCTTAGCGGTTTATGGAGAGCAATGGCACGAAAGAGACGAGTGTTTGTTGAGCCTGGTAAAGAAGAGCTTCTTCGACGTCTTCTTCAGACAAATCCTGTAGCATCAATCCCCTCTTCTATATGCAACTACAGATCAAAAAGCTTTGCAATGGAAGTGATTGGGAAAGTGAAAACGTCTCTAGTCCCTAACTTATACCTCCACAACGCCATTATAACAGGATACTGTGCTGCGGGAAGGCTTGATGAAGCTTATAACCATCTCCACTCAATGCAAAAGGAAGGAGTGCTTCCGAATCAGGTGACTTTCACTATCCTGATGAAAGCTCATATCAAAGCAGGCGACGTTGAGTCTGCTATAGCTTTGTTTGAGGACTCAGATTGTGAGCCAGATCGAGTTATGTACAGTACTCTGCTTAAGGGTCTCTGTAAAAGTGAAAGACCTCGTGATGCTTTGGCTCTGATGTTAGAAATGCAGAAGGATGGTGTGTATCCAAACAGAGACTCTTATGAAACGCTGCTTCAGTGTCTCTGTTACTCTGGATTGACCATGGAAGCGGTTAAAATAGTTAAAGACATGGCTGCTCTTGGTTTTTGGCCTCGTTCGATTAGTCACACGTAG
- the LOC106445519 gene encoding NADH dehydrogenase [ubiquinone] 1 alpha subcomplex assembly factor 2-like isoform X3: MSRLWGRVAGLFRSKSFIGADMTVKEKRWVVFRREEDPTSIPVEWICWLNGQRKRAPTPEEMAELDARRERVRLNVALLKKEEEEKKAKEGTGRKITSIGKAEGPELTSFVRHFPADSKGDKAEEASKEADQSRVKEHESEIVTAEPKTTEPSGSGSSFRPGTWQPPS; the protein is encoded by the exons ATGTCGAGGCTATGGGGGAGAGTAGCCGgattattcagaagcaagagtTTCATCGGAGCAGACATGACTG TGAAGGAGAAAAGATGGGTTGTCTTTAGACGAGAAGAGGACCCAACCTCTATTCCTG ttgaATGGATATGTTGGCTCAATGGGCAGCGAAAAAGAGCTCCTACTCCAGAG GAAATGGCTGAACTTGATGCAAGGCGTGAGCGAGTGAGGCTTAATGTTGCTC TTCTCaagaaagaagaggaggagaagaaagccAAAGAAGGAACTGGACGCAAAATCACGAGCATCG GTAAAGCTGAGGGTCCAGAATTGACAAGCTTTGTTCGCCATTTCCCAGCGGATTCAAAAG GTGATAAAGCCGAGGAAGCTAGTAAAGAAGCAGATCAATCAAG GGTCAAGGAACATGAATCCGAGATAGTTACTGCAGAACCAAA GACAACAGAGCCATCAGGGTCTGGATCATCATTTAGGCCCGGGACATGGCAGCCACCATCTTAA
- the LOC106445519 gene encoding NADH dehydrogenase [ubiquinone] 1 alpha subcomplex assembly factor 2-like isoform X2 translates to MSRLWGRVAGLFRSKSFIGADMTGNKYFSRMEQIDGLVKEKRWVVFRREEDPTSIPVEWICWLNGQRKRAPTPEEMAELDARRERVRLNVALLKKEEEEKKAKEGTGRKITSIGKAEGPELTSFVRHFPADSKGDKAEEASKEADQSRVKEHESEIVTAEPKTTEPSGSGSSFRPGTWQPPS, encoded by the exons ATGTCGAGGCTATGGGGGAGAGTAGCCGgattattcagaagcaagagtTTCATCGGAGCAGACATGACTGGTAACAAGTACTTCTCCAGAATGGAGCAGATTGACGGTCTGG TGAAGGAGAAAAGATGGGTTGTCTTTAGACGAGAAGAGGACCCAACCTCTATTCCTG ttgaATGGATATGTTGGCTCAATGGGCAGCGAAAAAGAGCTCCTACTCCAGAG GAAATGGCTGAACTTGATGCAAGGCGTGAGCGAGTGAGGCTTAATGTTGCTC TTCTCaagaaagaagaggaggagaagaaagccAAAGAAGGAACTGGACGCAAAATCACGAGCATCG GTAAAGCTGAGGGTCCAGAATTGACAAGCTTTGTTCGCCATTTCCCAGCGGATTCAAAAG GTGATAAAGCCGAGGAAGCTAGTAAAGAAGCAGATCAATCAAG GGTCAAGGAACATGAATCCGAGATAGTTACTGCAGAACCAAA GACAACAGAGCCATCAGGGTCTGGATCATCATTTAGGCCCGGGACATGGCAGCCACCATCTTAA
- the LOC106445519 gene encoding NADH dehydrogenase [ubiquinone] 1 alpha subcomplex assembly factor 2-like isoform X1: MSRLWGRVAGLFRSKSFIGADMTGNKYFSRMEQIDGLGEYCSSNLTVFVKEKRWVVFRREEDPTSIPVEWICWLNGQRKRAPTPEEMAELDARRERVRLNVALLKKEEEEKKAKEGTGRKITSIGKAEGPELTSFVRHFPADSKGDKAEEASKEADQSRVKEHESEIVTAEPKTTEPSGSGSSFRPGTWQPPS, encoded by the exons ATGTCGAGGCTATGGGGGAGAGTAGCCGgattattcagaagcaagagtTTCATCGGAGCAGACATGACTGGTAACAAGTACTTCTCCAGAATGGAGCAGATTGACGGTCTGGGCGAGTATTGTTCCTCCAATCTTACTGTCTTTG TGAAGGAGAAAAGATGGGTTGTCTTTAGACGAGAAGAGGACCCAACCTCTATTCCTG ttgaATGGATATGTTGGCTCAATGGGCAGCGAAAAAGAGCTCCTACTCCAGAG GAAATGGCTGAACTTGATGCAAGGCGTGAGCGAGTGAGGCTTAATGTTGCTC TTCTCaagaaagaagaggaggagaagaaagccAAAGAAGGAACTGGACGCAAAATCACGAGCATCG GTAAAGCTGAGGGTCCAGAATTGACAAGCTTTGTTCGCCATTTCCCAGCGGATTCAAAAG GTGATAAAGCCGAGGAAGCTAGTAAAGAAGCAGATCAATCAAG GGTCAAGGAACATGAATCCGAGATAGTTACTGCAGAACCAAA GACAACAGAGCCATCAGGGTCTGGATCATCATTTAGGCCCGGGACATGGCAGCCACCATCTTAA
- the LOC106445519 gene encoding NADH dehydrogenase [ubiquinone] 1 alpha subcomplex assembly factor 2-like isoform X4, producing MKEKRWVVFRREEDPTSIPVEWICWLNGQRKRAPTPEEMAELDARRERVRLNVALLKKEEEEKKAKEGTGRKITSIGKAEGPELTSFVRHFPADSKGDKAEEASKEADQSRVKEHESEIVTAEPKTTEPSGSGSSFRPGTWQPPS from the exons TGAAGGAGAAAAGATGGGTTGTCTTTAGACGAGAAGAGGACCCAACCTCTATTCCTG ttgaATGGATATGTTGGCTCAATGGGCAGCGAAAAAGAGCTCCTACTCCAGAG GAAATGGCTGAACTTGATGCAAGGCGTGAGCGAGTGAGGCTTAATGTTGCTC TTCTCaagaaagaagaggaggagaagaaagccAAAGAAGGAACTGGACGCAAAATCACGAGCATCG GTAAAGCTGAGGGTCCAGAATTGACAAGCTTTGTTCGCCATTTCCCAGCGGATTCAAAAG GTGATAAAGCCGAGGAAGCTAGTAAAGAAGCAGATCAATCAAG GGTCAAGGAACATGAATCCGAGATAGTTACTGCAGAACCAAA GACAACAGAGCCATCAGGGTCTGGATCATCATTTAGGCCCGGGACATGGCAGCCACCATCTTAA
- the LOC106445502 gene encoding uncharacterized protein LOC106445502, which translates to MGYERKLEDDKNSTLLIATMCIIGSQVHVHVKDGSVFSGLFYTASVDNGFGIVLKNAKITKKGKSKANVASGTVVETLVITSSNIVQIVAEGVSLPSNVTGNYEVANVGSVTETLPSEPRFSAANKSKNNCFEGRRNHHFRRAGAKILNPSEKVPDVRPLDNVDIQSSSSSLDSMSERVKPIEEDKLVMEPLSNGCHDAAERPSSSDNSSPQSTAVDETSGLWQGVEAPPNEPAPIQAVKKAKEFKLNPEAKTFSPSYTKRLSPAPTAMPDIGNVAYIPNNTPMLHVPEAVYPNLGNNPYMPQTSPSSKFVPYGNLTAGNAVGVPFPQHMIGPTVNRAQPQTFTSPYQSVQASPMFVNPNPQVLVARSGQFVFAQPLSQNLVQGTPPLPPPMLSRPLPPAQHVQYLKHQGVVASGQPLQLCVSQPFTTAGLQPYSVPAQFPVMQPPFPTNQPMPVAVPNGFFGTFHK; encoded by the exons ATGGGGTACGAAAGGAAATTGGAAGACGACAAGAACTCAACGCTGTTAATAGCGACCATGTGCATCATCGGATCGCAGGTTCACGTTCACGTCAAGGACGGTTCTGTGTTTTCCGGTTTATTCTACACTGCTTCCGTCGATAACGGCTTTG GCATTGTTTTGAAGAATGCTAAAATAACTAAGAAAGGGAAGAGTAAAGCGAACGTAGCAAGCGGAACTGTGGTGGAGACACTTGTTATTACGTCTTCCAATATTGTTCAAATAGTTGCTGAG GGAGTCTCGCTTCCGTCAAATGTTACAGGCAATTATGAGGTTGCGAATGTTGGATCAGTCACTGAAACTCTACCTTCTGAGCCTCGTTTCTCTGCTGCAAACAAGTCTAAAAATAATTGCTTTGAGGGAAGGAGAAATCATCATTTTAG ACGTGCAGGAGCCAAGATTTTGAACCCTAGTGAAAAAGTTCCTGATGTTCGCCCGTTGGATAAT GTTGATATCCAAAGCTCAAGTTCTAGCT TGGATAGCATGTCCGAAAGAGTTAAACCAATAGAAGAAGATAAGTTGGTGATGGAACCTCTAAGTAATGGTTGTCACGATGCTGCTGAAAGGCCCTCTTCCAGTGACAATTCATCCCCACAAAGTACAGCCGTTGATGAAACCTCAGGGTTGTGGCAGGGTGTAGAGGCACCTCCTAATGAACCAGCACCTATCCAAGCTGTCAAAAAGGCTAAG GAGTTTAAGTTGAATCCAGAGGCAAAGACCTTTTCTCCATCTTATACAAAACGTCTTTCACCGGCTCCTACTGCTATGCCTGACATTGGAAATGTTGCTTATATACCAAACAACACTCCCATGCTACATGTTCCTGAAGCTGTTTACCCAAATCTGGGGAACAACCCTTATATGCCCCAAACATCTCCGTCTTCCAAGTTTGTACCATATGGTAATTTGACTGCTGGAAATGCTGTCGGTGTTCCTTTTCCTCAGCAC ATGATCGGGCCTACTGTTAACAGGGCACAACCACAGACATTCACTTCTCCATACCAATCTGTTCAAGCATCACCAATGTTTGTAAACCCAAATCCTCAG GTACTGGTTGCGAGATCAGGACAGTTTGTATTTGCCCAGCCACTTTCTCAG AATCTGGTTCAAGGAACACCGCCTCTTCCACCACCTATGCTCTCCCGTCCTCTACCTCCCGCACAACATGTCCAATACCTGAAGCATCAAG GTGTAGTCGCAAGTGGCCAGCCGTTGCAGCTATGCGTTTCCCAGCCGTTCACGACGGCTGGACTGCAACCTTACAGCGTTCCCGCCCAATTTCCGGTTATGCAGCCTCCTTTCCCGACGAATCAGCCAATGCCAGTTGCGGTTCCTAATGGCTTCTTTGGCACTTTCCATAAATAG
- the LOC106445510 gene encoding polyadenylate-binding protein RBP45C isoform X2, which produces MMQQPPPAANGAAAAGSGRDQQAYHHQQWMMMMQQQQQQGQPPAGWNPQSSPSLGQQQQYGGGSQNPGSGGEIRSLWIGDLQPWMDESYLRNIFSTLTGEVQQAKVIRNKQSGYSEGYGFIEFVSHAAAERILQTYNGAQMPGCEQTFRLNWAQLGAGERRQADGPEHTVFVGDLAPDVTDYMLTETFKAVYSSVKGAKVVADRTTGRSKGYGFVKFGDESEQIRAMTEMNGQYCSSRPMRTGPAANKKPLTMQQPGAYQSTQGNPGESDPTNTTIFVGALDESVTEDGLKSVFGQFGELVHVKIPAGKRCGFVQYANRACAEQALNQLNGTQLGGQSIRLSWGRSPNNKQTHVTQPDQGYYGYPPQGYEGYGYAPPPQDPSAHYGGYPGAGYGNYHQQPGGYQQ; this is translated from the exons ATGATGCAGCAGCCACCTCCAGCCGCTAACGGTGCTGCTGCAGCAGGATCAGGGCGGGACCAGCAAGCTTACCACCACCAGcagtggatgatgatgatgcagcagcagcagcaacagggTCAGCCTCCGGCAGGATGGAATCCTCAGTCGTCGCCGTCTCTTGGTCAACAGCAGCAGTATGGCGGTGGATCTCAGAATCCAGGATCAGGTGGAGAGATCCGGTCCTTGTGGATCGGAGACCTCCAGCCATGGATGGACGAGAGCTACCTCAGGAACATCTTCTCTACACTCACTGGTGAG GTTCAACAAGCTAAAGTCATTCGGAATAAACAGAGCGGATACTCTGAAGGTTATGGGTTTATTGAGTTTGTTAGCCACGCTGCAGCCGAGAGGATCTTGCAGACTTACAATGGTGCTCAAATGCCGGGGTGTGAGCAGACGTTCAGGCTGAACTGGGCTCAGCTTGGAGCTGGAGAGAGACGCCAGGCTGACGGGCCTGAGCACACAGTTTTTGTTGGAGATCTGGCACCTGATGTTACCGACTATATGCTCACTGAGACGTTTAAGGCTGTGTATTCCTCTGTCAAGGGCGCTAAAGTTGTGGCTGATAGGACCACTGGACGGTCCAAGGGGTACGGATTTGTCAAGTTTGGGGATGAGAGTGAGCAGATTCGTGCCATGACTGAGATGAATGGTCAATACTGCTCATCCAGGCCTATGCGTACTGGTCCAGCTGCTAACAAGAAGCCTCTTACGATGCAACAACCAG GTGCATATCAGAGCACTCAAGGAAATCCCGGAGAAAGTGATCCAACTAACACAACG ATTTTTGTTGGAGCTTTAGATGAAAGTGTGACAGAAGATGGTTTGAAGTCAGTTTTTGGTCAATTTGGCGAACTTGTTCATGTGAAAATTCCAGCAGGAAAACGTTGTGGATTTGTTCAGTATGCTAATAG GGCATGTGCAGAGCAAGCACTGAACCAGTTGAATGGAACACAACTTGGCGGACAAAGCATTCGTCTTTCATGGGGTCGCAGTCCTAACAACAAACAGACTCATGTCACTCAACCTGACCAGGGATACTATGGGTATCCTCCTCAGGGATATGAAGGTTACGGATATGCACCTCCTCCTCAGGACCCTAGCGCCCACTATGGTGGCTACCCTGGTGCCGGCTATGGAAACTACCACCAGCAGCCTGGTGGCTACCAGCAG TGA
- the LOC106445510 gene encoding polyadenylate-binding protein RBP45C isoform X1: MMQQPPPAANGAAAAGSGRDQQAYHHQQWMMMMQQQQQQGQPPAGWNPQSSPSLGQQQQYGGGSQNPGSGGEIRSLWIGDLQPWMDESYLRNIFSTLTGEVQQAKVIRNKQSGYSEGYGFIEFVSHAAAERILQTYNGAQMPGCEQTFRLNWAQLGAGERRQADGPEHTVFVGDLAPDVTDYMLTETFKAVYSSVKGAKVVADRTTGRSKGYGFVKFGDESEQIRAMTEMNGQYCSSRPMRTGPAANKKPLTMQQPGAYQSTQGNPGESDPTNTTIFVGALDESVTEDGLKSVFGQFGELVHVKIPAGKRCGFVQYANRACAEQALNQLNGTQLGGQSIRLSWGRSPNNKQTHVTQPDQGYYGYPPQGYEGYGYAPPPQDPSAHYGGYPGAGYGNYHQQPGGYQQVLV; encoded by the exons ATGATGCAGCAGCCACCTCCAGCCGCTAACGGTGCTGCTGCAGCAGGATCAGGGCGGGACCAGCAAGCTTACCACCACCAGcagtggatgatgatgatgcagcagcagcagcaacagggTCAGCCTCCGGCAGGATGGAATCCTCAGTCGTCGCCGTCTCTTGGTCAACAGCAGCAGTATGGCGGTGGATCTCAGAATCCAGGATCAGGTGGAGAGATCCGGTCCTTGTGGATCGGAGACCTCCAGCCATGGATGGACGAGAGCTACCTCAGGAACATCTTCTCTACACTCACTGGTGAG GTTCAACAAGCTAAAGTCATTCGGAATAAACAGAGCGGATACTCTGAAGGTTATGGGTTTATTGAGTTTGTTAGCCACGCTGCAGCCGAGAGGATCTTGCAGACTTACAATGGTGCTCAAATGCCGGGGTGTGAGCAGACGTTCAGGCTGAACTGGGCTCAGCTTGGAGCTGGAGAGAGACGCCAGGCTGACGGGCCTGAGCACACAGTTTTTGTTGGAGATCTGGCACCTGATGTTACCGACTATATGCTCACTGAGACGTTTAAGGCTGTGTATTCCTCTGTCAAGGGCGCTAAAGTTGTGGCTGATAGGACCACTGGACGGTCCAAGGGGTACGGATTTGTCAAGTTTGGGGATGAGAGTGAGCAGATTCGTGCCATGACTGAGATGAATGGTCAATACTGCTCATCCAGGCCTATGCGTACTGGTCCAGCTGCTAACAAGAAGCCTCTTACGATGCAACAACCAG GTGCATATCAGAGCACTCAAGGAAATCCCGGAGAAAGTGATCCAACTAACACAACG ATTTTTGTTGGAGCTTTAGATGAAAGTGTGACAGAAGATGGTTTGAAGTCAGTTTTTGGTCAATTTGGCGAACTTGTTCATGTGAAAATTCCAGCAGGAAAACGTTGTGGATTTGTTCAGTATGCTAATAG GGCATGTGCAGAGCAAGCACTGAACCAGTTGAATGGAACACAACTTGGCGGACAAAGCATTCGTCTTTCATGGGGTCGCAGTCCTAACAACAAACAGACTCATGTCACTCAACCTGACCAGGGATACTATGGGTATCCTCCTCAGGGATATGAAGGTTACGGATATGCACCTCCTCCTCAGGACCCTAGCGCCCACTATGGTGGCTACCCTGGTGCCGGCTATGGAAACTACCACCAGCAGCCTGGTGGCTACCAGCAGGTACTTGTTTGA